From a region of the Nonlabens sp. Hel1_33_55 genome:
- the surE gene encoding 5'/3'-nucleotidase SurE — MKDKKRPLILVTNDDGITAKGIRTLVDVASKLGDVVVVAPDKPQSAMGHAITINDTLYVKEFKLHDYDHKEYTTSGTPVDCVKMASHEILDKKPDLCISGINHGSNSAINVIYSGTMSAAMEAGIEGIPAIGFSLCDYDADADFEPARPYVEKIIKQVLENGMAKGVILNVNIPKASKEELNGIKICRQANAYWVEEFDKRTNPYGRDYYWLTGKFVNDDKGEDTDEWALENNFISIVPTQFDLTAHHYIKELNTWEFEN, encoded by the coding sequence ATGAAAGATAAAAAAAGACCATTGATTCTAGTTACCAATGACGATGGTATTACCGCAAAGGGAATAAGGACTTTAGTAGATGTCGCAAGTAAACTAGGTGATGTGGTCGTGGTAGCACCAGACAAGCCTCAAAGTGCTATGGGACATGCAATCACGATCAATGACACGCTCTATGTAAAAGAATTCAAATTGCATGATTACGATCATAAAGAATATACTACAAGTGGAACACCTGTGGATTGTGTAAAAATGGCAAGTCATGAAATACTTGACAAGAAACCTGATCTATGCATTAGCGGTATCAACCACGGCAGCAACAGTGCTATTAATGTAATTTATAGTGGTACTATGAGTGCAGCAATGGAAGCTGGGATTGAAGGAATTCCTGCTATAGGTTTTTCTTTATGCGACTATGATGCAGATGCAGACTTTGAACCGGCTCGACCTTATGTTGAAAAGATCATCAAGCAAGTATTGGAAAACGGTATGGCAAAAGGAGTAATCCTTAACGTCAATATCCCAAAAGCAAGCAAGGAGGAGCTTAATGGTATCAAAATATGTCGACAGGCAAATGCTTATTGGGTAGAAGAGTTTGATAAAAGAACAAATCCTTACGGCCGCGATTACTACTGGCTTACTGGTAAGTTTGTCAACGATGATAAAGGAGAAGATACTGACGAATGGGCACTCGAGAATAATTTCATTTCCATTGTACCTACTCAATTTGACCTAACCGCTCATCATTATATTAAAGAGCTAAACACCTGGGAATTTGAAAATTAA